One stretch of Croceibacterium atlanticum DNA includes these proteins:
- a CDS encoding nuclear transport factor 2 family protein — protein sequence MKDPEPGSRAWFEAYLAAFNAGDAASFGSFYDPDLIFEGQAASLSGREAVLDFYRLVHSRIDETVELLTFVGSASHCAAELATTLEPLEDWPDFPTGPLKTGEQRRSVNFAFYDLREGRFARIRSARYWREEPGS from the coding sequence ATGAAGGATCCGGAACCCGGCAGCCGCGCGTGGTTTGAAGCCTATCTCGCGGCGTTCAACGCCGGGGATGCCGCCAGCTTCGGCAGTTTCTACGATCCGGATCTGATATTCGAAGGGCAGGCAGCCAGCCTTTCCGGCCGCGAAGCTGTGCTGGATTTCTACCGCCTGGTGCACTCGCGCATTGACGAGACGGTGGAACTGCTGACCTTCGTGGGATCGGCCAGCCATTGCGCGGCGGAGTTGGCCACCACGCTGGAGCCGCTGGAGGACTGGCCGGATTTCCCCACCGGGCCGCTGAAAACGGGCGAACAGAGACGAAGCGTCAATTTCGCCTTCTACGATTTGCGGGAAGGGCGCTTCGCCCGGATCCGTTCCGCCCGGTACTGGCGGGAAGAACCGGGCTCTTAG
- a CDS encoding MFS transporter, translated as MTAVLWAACLLSMTNIALMSAWLPTFFQEMAGIPIQEFAISAMIAYLGGVAGTLSIGYLMDRFSATRLIPLYYLGLCAALLGMAYVPFEAQIFIGILIFWSFVQTGGQAGLNTLITQIYPPRMRSTALGWAGGAGRVGGVLAPLYGGFAIAQAYSLQLTLILAAIVPLTVAVLIAFLGVASRQQDAELEKVPAAV; from the coding sequence ATGACTGCGGTGTTGTGGGCCGCCTGCCTCCTTTCGATGACCAATATCGCGTTGATGAGCGCGTGGCTGCCGACCTTCTTCCAGGAAATGGCGGGAATTCCGATTCAGGAATTCGCCATCTCCGCGATGATCGCCTATCTCGGCGGTGTCGCCGGGACGCTGAGCATCGGTTATCTGATGGATCGTTTCAGCGCCACCAGGCTGATCCCGCTCTATTATCTGGGTTTGTGCGCGGCTCTTCTCGGCATGGCCTATGTGCCTTTCGAAGCGCAGATATTCATCGGCATCCTGATTTTCTGGAGCTTCGTGCAAACCGGCGGGCAGGCCGGGCTCAACACGCTGATCACCCAGATATATCCGCCGCGTATGCGCAGCACGGCGCTGGGCTGGGCAGGCGGCGCGGGCCGTGTAGGCGGTGTTCTGGCGCCGCTTTATGGCGGCTTCGCGATTGCCCAGGCCTATTCCCTGCAGCTCACCCTGATACTGGCCGCGATAGTGCCCCTGACGGTGGCCGTGCTGATTGCATTTCTGGGAGTTGCCAGCCGTCAACAGGATGCGGAGCTGGAAAAGGTTCCGGCAGCGGTCTGA
- a CDS encoding MFS transporter, which produces MNRFDVEAFIDRQPIGRNQLVVLLVCGLVCFIDGFDIFMIGKIAPAIAADFGQPPEAMAFLFVCQQIGLAAGAFLVSPLADRFGRRRMLIWCCAAFGAITLGSVYAQTLDQLAILRGIAGLFMAAGLPMALALIAETTPDRRRSTFIALSLAGYSSGSAASGAVAAWLIDLYGWESGFWIGGIVPLLCIPLLMFFVPESIKFRAERNPNDPTIAGTLRGLDPGIELKGDEVFVLGEGNEKGRKARLTDIFSEGGDG; this is translated from the coding sequence TTGAACCGTTTTGATGTCGAGGCTTTCATCGATCGCCAGCCGATCGGTCGCAACCAACTCGTAGTTCTGCTGGTTTGCGGACTGGTCTGTTTTATCGACGGGTTCGATATTTTCATGATCGGCAAGATCGCCCCCGCGATCGCGGCCGATTTCGGCCAGCCGCCGGAAGCGATGGCCTTCCTGTTCGTCTGCCAGCAGATCGGCCTGGCGGCGGGTGCGTTCCTGGTTTCGCCGCTGGCGGACAGGTTCGGCCGCAGGCGGATGCTGATCTGGTGCTGCGCTGCTTTCGGCGCGATCACGCTGGGCAGCGTCTATGCGCAGACATTGGACCAGCTGGCCATTTTGCGCGGCATCGCCGGGCTGTTCATGGCGGCCGGATTGCCCATGGCGCTCGCCCTCATTGCGGAGACGACGCCGGATCGGCGGCGCTCCACCTTCATTGCCCTGTCACTGGCCGGCTATTCCAGCGGAAGCGCGGCCAGCGGGGCCGTGGCCGCATGGCTGATCGACCTTTATGGCTGGGAAAGCGGCTTCTGGATCGGCGGCATCGTGCCCCTGCTGTGCATTCCATTGCTGATGTTCTTCGTGCCGGAATCGATCAAATTCCGGGCGGAGCGGAACCCGAATGACCCCACCATCGCCGGCACTCTTCGCGGGCTCGATCCCGGCATCGAGTTGAAGGGGGACGAAGTCTTCGTCCTGGGCGAGGGCAATGAGAAAGGTCGCAAGGCACGTCTCACGGATATCTTCTCCGAAGGCGGGGATGGATGA
- a CDS encoding PepSY-associated TM helix domain-containing protein has product MKPQFDQIPTGEAPRKRQEKPKKQGIPAFWKRQFHTWHWMSSAICLVGMILFAVTGITLNHAGSIEAEPAIETRELVMPQETLAALDGAPVSTPADEAPAPVPEPVAQWVADELGVSLSGRVPEWSELELYIPLPRAGGDGWIAIDRETGDVIHEDTDRGWIAYLNDLHKGRDTGMAWSWFIDIFAAACVIFSLTGLLLLQVHARRRPSTWPIVGAGFLIPLFLLVFIMH; this is encoded by the coding sequence ATGAAACCCCAATTCGACCAGATCCCTACCGGGGAAGCGCCCCGCAAACGGCAGGAAAAGCCAAAGAAACAGGGGATTCCGGCCTTCTGGAAACGCCAGTTCCACACCTGGCACTGGATGAGCAGCGCGATCTGCCTGGTCGGCATGATTCTCTTCGCCGTAACCGGGATCACGCTCAACCATGCCGGTTCGATCGAGGCGGAGCCGGCGATTGAAACCCGCGAACTGGTCATGCCGCAGGAAACGCTGGCCGCACTGGATGGCGCGCCGGTTTCCACGCCCGCGGACGAAGCACCGGCCCCCGTGCCGGAGCCGGTGGCGCAGTGGGTCGCCGATGAACTGGGTGTTTCCCTGTCCGGCCGCGTTCCTGAATGGAGCGAACTGGAACTCTATATCCCCCTGCCCCGCGCGGGTGGCGATGGCTGGATCGCGATAGACCGCGAAACCGGCGACGTGATCCACGAAGACACGGATCGCGGCTGGATTGCCTATCTCAACGATCTGCACAAGGGCCGCGACACGGGCATGGCCTGGTCCTGGTTCATCGATATTTTCGCGGCAGCCTGCGTCATCTTCAGCCTGACCGGACTTCTGCTGTTGCAGGTCCATGCCAGGCGGCGCCCCTCCACCTGGCCAATCGTGGGGGCGGGTTTCCTCATCCCGCTCTTCCTGCTCGTCTTCATCATGCATTGA
- a CDS encoding DUF2271 domain-containing protein: protein MRKSTPIAITGIAAATGLAAAPAAANDMTITVEIPRLRVAEYHNPYVAIWIEDAAGKAVANLDVWYDVDLKGTEEGTKWLSDLRLWWRRAGRSLKMPVNGVSGPTQAPGSYELKFTEGRKPLSKLPAGSYKLQVEAAREVGGREVVTIPFQWPPSGSKTASAKGSSELGTIRLTIKP, encoded by the coding sequence ATGCGCAAATCCACACCCATTGCCATTACCGGCATTGCCGCGGCGACCGGCCTCGCCGCCGCGCCCGCCGCCGCCAATGACATGACCATCACGGTCGAAATTCCGCGCCTGCGGGTGGCGGAATATCACAATCCCTATGTCGCGATCTGGATCGAGGACGCAGCGGGCAAGGCCGTGGCCAATCTGGATGTCTGGTATGATGTCGATCTGAAAGGGACCGAGGAAGGCACGAAATGGCTTTCCGACCTGCGCCTGTGGTGGCGCCGTGCGGGCAGATCGCTGAAAATGCCGGTAAACGGAGTTTCCGGCCCCACACAGGCACCGGGCAGCTATGAACTGAAATTTACCGAAGGCAGGAAGCCGCTGAGCAAACTGCCCGCCGGATCGTATAAATTGCAGGTCGAGGCGGCACGCGAAGTGGGCGGCCGGGAAGTCGTGACCATCCCATTCCAGTGGCCGCCCAGCGGCAGCAAGACTGCCTCCGCCAAGGGCAGTTCCGAACTCGGCACCATCCGCCTGACCATCAAACCCTAA
- a CDS encoding DUF4198 domain-containing protein codes for MFAKPSLIAAGLAVGLATLVPGKAEAHRRWLLPTMTTYSGESATVSVDAAASNELFLFEHRPLGLEELVITGPDGQPVDAKVLGTGDLRSAFDVPMMQQGTYRIAIASNGIGGMYELDGKRFRIRGGADEVPEGATNVRLSENAQRVETFVTLGAPTDTALQPTNNGLEMVPVTHPNDLVTSEAAQMRFLMDGQPAANMELEFVKGDTRWRDDAGIQMLTTDADGMVTLSVDEPGMYYIEAAQAGGKNADGIDRRASYTAVLEFMPL; via the coding sequence ATGTTCGCCAAGCCCAGCCTCATCGCCGCCGGCCTCGCTGTCGGCCTCGCCACACTCGTTCCAGGCAAGGCCGAAGCGCATCGTCGCTGGCTGCTGCCGACCATGACGACCTATTCCGGCGAGAGCGCCACGGTCAGCGTGGATGCCGCCGCATCGAACGAATTGTTCCTGTTCGAACATCGCCCGCTCGGCCTGGAAGAGCTGGTCATCACCGGGCCGGACGGTCAGCCGGTGGATGCCAAGGTGCTCGGCACCGGGGACCTGCGCAGCGCGTTCGACGTGCCGATGATGCAGCAGGGCACCTATCGCATCGCCATCGCCTCCAACGGAATTGGCGGCATGTATGAGCTGGACGGCAAGCGGTTCCGCATTCGCGGCGGCGCGGATGAAGTGCCCGAAGGCGCAACCAATGTCCGGTTGAGCGAGAATGCACAGCGCGTTGAAACCTTCGTGACGCTGGGCGCGCCCACGGACACGGCGCTGCAGCCGACCAATAACGGGCTGGAAATGGTCCCCGTCACCCACCCCAACGATCTCGTGACCAGCGAAGCAGCGCAGATGCGCTTCCTCATGGATGGCCAGCCCGCTGCCAATATGGAGCTGGAATTCGTGAAGGGCGATACGCGCTGGCGCGACGATGCCGGCATCCAGATGCTGACCACCGATGCCGATGGCATGGTGACGCTGAGCGTTGACGAGCCCGGAATGTATTACATCGAAGCAGCGCAGGCCGGCGGCAAGAATGCCGACGGGATCGATCGCCGGGCATCCTACACCGCGGTTCTGGAGTTCATGCCCCTGTGA
- a CDS encoding FAD:protein FMN transferase, with protein MTIQPRPDDEMGDVAELLVPSDLDPDSVCPLPAGRTMSLGGEALGTGWSLTAVVPQGVEDARIEGALQAVFTNICAQMSQWEPDSEISRFNRGESGSRHTISPQFRIVLNHALKVAEKSDGAFDPALGQASEAWGFGAAPTPASAPEQETLNRPYDWTAIAIEGETLVQPGGLQLDLSGIAKGFTVDMGLATLRRHGIEHALLEVGGELGGLGVQAIGLPWWVDVEVPPGSNAPTARVALSGWSIASSGNYRRRREIAGRSWSHTIDPQSGRPLDDAILSVTVLARLCMDADALATAITVLGPAGGLAFAEWNDIPARIVLEKQTLTSTAWRAWLD; from the coding sequence GTGACCATCCAGCCCCGCCCGGATGACGAGATGGGGGACGTGGCCGAATTGCTCGTCCCCTCCGATCTCGATCCCGACAGCGTCTGCCCGCTTCCCGCGGGCCGGACCATGTCGCTGGGCGGGGAAGCACTGGGAACGGGCTGGTCGCTGACCGCCGTGGTGCCACAGGGCGTGGAAGATGCGCGGATCGAAGGGGCGCTGCAGGCCGTCTTCACCAATATCTGCGCGCAGATGAGCCAGTGGGAACCGGATTCCGAAATCAGTCGCTTCAATCGCGGCGAAAGCGGCAGCAGGCACACCATATCCCCGCAGTTTCGCATCGTCCTGAACCATGCGCTGAAAGTCGCGGAGAAAAGCGACGGCGCCTTCGATCCGGCGCTGGGCCAGGCGAGCGAGGCCTGGGGATTTGGCGCCGCGCCCACACCGGCCAGCGCACCGGAACAGGAGACGCTGAACCGTCCATATGACTGGACCGCCATCGCCATAGAGGGTGAAACCCTGGTGCAGCCCGGCGGATTGCAGCTGGACCTGTCGGGCATTGCCAAGGGCTTCACCGTGGACATGGGGCTCGCCACATTGCGCCGCCACGGGATCGAACACGCCCTGCTGGAAGTGGGCGGCGAACTGGGCGGATTGGGCGTGCAGGCCATCGGCCTGCCATGGTGGGTCGATGTGGAAGTCCCGCCCGGCTCCAACGCACCCACTGCCCGCGTCGCGCTGAGCGGGTGGAGCATTGCCAGTTCCGGCAATTATCGCCGCCGCCGCGAAATCGCGGGCCGCAGCTGGTCGCATACGATAGACCCGCAAAGCGGCCGCCCGCTGGATGACGCTATTCTAAGCGTGACCGTATTGGCCAGGCTGTGCATGGATGCCGATGCACTGGCCACGGCAATCACCGTGCTTGGCCCCGCCGGTGGCCTGGCTTTTGCCGAATGGAATGACATTCCCGCCCGTATCGTGCTGGAAAAACAGACATTGACCAGCACGGCATGGCGGGCCTGGCTGGATTGA
- a CDS encoding Fe2+-dependent dioxygenase, which translates to MMLKIENVLDAEGVRRIREIIDAGPWVDGNETSGHQSRLAKRNHQLKQNCEAAAEAGQMVLNAIGQTPEFIAAALPLKVFPPLFNRYGQGETFGNHVDNSIRQVKGTEFRIRSDLSCTLFLEPPEAYEGGELVVEDLFGEHRVKLNAGDMVLYPASSLHRVEPVTGGARTACFFWLQSMVRDDGEREQLYRLDRSIRALSGERGGEDAVVMELTNLYHNLMRRWADA; encoded by the coding sequence ATGATGCTGAAGATTGAAAATGTCCTTGATGCAGAGGGCGTGCGCCGCATTCGCGAAATCATCGATGCCGGCCCATGGGTGGATGGAAACGAAACGTCGGGCCACCAGTCGCGCCTTGCCAAGCGTAACCACCAGCTGAAACAGAATTGCGAAGCTGCGGCCGAGGCCGGGCAGATGGTGCTGAATGCGATCGGCCAGACGCCGGAATTCATCGCCGCGGCCCTGCCGCTCAAGGTCTTTCCGCCGCTGTTCAACCGCTATGGCCAGGGCGAGACTTTCGGCAATCATGTCGATAATTCGATCCGGCAGGTGAAAGGCACCGAATTCCGTATCCGCAGCGATTTGTCCTGCACGCTCTTCCTCGAACCGCCCGAAGCCTATGAAGGCGGGGAACTGGTGGTGGAGGATCTGTTCGGCGAACATCGCGTGAAGCTGAATGCGGGCGACATGGTGCTTTACCCGGCATCCAGCCTGCACCGCGTGGAACCCGTGACCGGGGGCGCGCGGACGGCGTGCTTCTTCTGGTTGCAGAGCATGGTGCGCGACGATGGCGAGCGGGAGCAGCTTTATCGCCTGGATCGCAGCATCCGCGCGCTGAGCGGGGAAAGAGGCGGCGAGGATGCCGTGGTGATGGAACTGACCAATCTCTATCACAATCTCATGCGGCGCTGGGCGGACGCCTGA
- a CDS encoding TonB-dependent receptor — translation MRNKGNARRTAGSFVALGCVGFIASAPAMAQDQSQPTRLEGVTVTDTAVNESYKAEEISSPKATAPILNTPRIVNVVTEDVLQDTASFSVEEALRTVPGITLGAGEGGVASADIPFIRGTDATGDVFVDGVRDIGSQTRESFALESIEVSKGPSSAFGGRGAAAGAINLVTKTAREGNFGTAQLTAGTSDLVRIVGDVNQQIADNVAVRVVGMYHDSEVAGRDGVFDDRWGVNPSISVGLGGPLSFSLDYYHYETDAMPDYGVPLTARGQLPDGKRRPADVDYDNFYGLLSRDFQKTNVDAVTLKAQLELAPGVVLSNTTRHSDTRNDYIVTNPDDSAGNVAAGYVWRNIKSRNSKADGVVSNTNLSAIFETGSIGHSLAAGFEFNDTDSTNFGYNVDTGNYRYSGPGTGCELDGALSSYNCTSLSNPDPADPWDGSITLRDTPSLASAREYSLYLFDTITLSDALLLNGGIRWTDFSASGSGSGRGGPYDASNSASFWSWQGGAVYKPNDAVSLYVSYANAKTPPGTTIGEGAENISANNEYYEPQTTENWEAGAKAELFGGGLLLTGAIFRIDRNNITVSDPAGEITDVLDAGRRQGFELGASGIVGPVSMMVGYTFVDSELRDGSENAGNPLPQTPKHNFAATIGWQVTPKLSIGGGAYGSSKRYADAGNLVSADGYIRVDANAQYDINDNFALRVNVNNVFDERYIVKLRNPHFAVPGAGRQALVTLTARY, via the coding sequence ATGAGAAACAAGGGCAATGCACGCCGCACCGCGGGCAGCTTCGTCGCACTCGGCTGCGTGGGCTTCATCGCCAGCGCGCCGGCCATGGCGCAGGACCAGTCGCAGCCGACTCGGCTGGAAGGCGTGACAGTCACCGACACGGCAGTGAATGAAAGCTACAAGGCGGAGGAGATTTCCTCCCCCAAGGCCACCGCGCCGATCCTGAACACGCCGCGCATCGTCAATGTCGTGACGGAAGACGTGTTGCAGGACACCGCATCCTTCTCCGTGGAAGAAGCACTGCGGACCGTGCCGGGCATCACTCTGGGCGCAGGTGAAGGCGGCGTGGCAAGCGCCGACATCCCCTTCATTCGCGGTACGGACGCCACGGGCGACGTATTCGTGGATGGCGTGCGCGACATCGGTTCGCAAACGCGTGAAAGCTTCGCGCTGGAATCCATCGAAGTGTCCAAGGGGCCGAGCAGTGCCTTTGGCGGCCGCGGCGCGGCGGCAGGCGCCATCAACCTCGTCACCAAGACCGCGCGCGAAGGCAATTTCGGCACTGCGCAGCTGACGGCCGGCACGTCCGACCTCGTCCGCATCGTCGGCGATGTGAACCAGCAGATCGCCGATAATGTCGCTGTCCGCGTTGTCGGCATGTATCACGATTCCGAAGTGGCCGGGCGCGATGGCGTGTTTGATGACCGCTGGGGCGTGAACCCGTCGATCAGCGTCGGCCTGGGTGGCCCGCTATCCTTCTCGCTCGACTATTATCACTACGAAACAGACGCGATGCCGGATTACGGCGTCCCCCTCACCGCCCGTGGCCAATTGCCCGATGGCAAACGCCGTCCGGCGGATGTCGATTATGACAATTTCTACGGCCTGCTTTCGCGCGATTTCCAGAAGACCAATGTCGATGCGGTCACTCTGAAGGCGCAGCTGGAACTGGCGCCGGGCGTCGTTCTGTCCAACACCACGCGCCACAGCGATACGCGCAACGATTACATCGTCACCAATCCCGATGACAGCGCGGGCAATGTCGCCGCAGGCTATGTCTGGCGCAACATCAAGAGCCGCAATTCAAAGGCCGATGGCGTGGTCAGCAACACCAACCTGTCCGCCATTTTCGAAACCGGATCGATCGGGCACAGCCTTGCCGCCGGTTTTGAATTCAACGACACGGATTCCACCAATTTCGGCTACAATGTCGACACCGGCAATTATCGCTACAGCGGTCCGGGCACCGGCTGCGAGCTGGACGGGGCGCTTTCCTCCTATAATTGCACCAGTCTGAGCAATCCCGATCCGGCGGATCCGTGGGATGGTTCCATCACGCTGCGCGATACGCCTTCGCTGGCCAGCGCGCGGGAATACAGCCTCTATCTGTTCGATACGATCACGCTCAGCGATGCGTTGTTGCTGAATGGCGGCATCCGCTGGACGGATTTCAGCGCTTCCGGCTCCGGTTCCGGTCGTGGCGGCCCCTATGACGCTTCCAACAGCGCCAGCTTCTGGTCCTGGCAGGGCGGCGCCGTGTACAAGCCGAACGATGCCGTCAGCCTCTATGTCTCCTATGCCAATGCCAAGACCCCTCCGGGCACGACCATCGGCGAAGGGGCGGAAAATATCAGCGCCAACAATGAATATTACGAACCGCAGACGACGGAGAACTGGGAAGCAGGCGCCAAGGCCGAACTGTTCGGCGGCGGCTTGCTGCTGACCGGCGCGATCTTCCGCATCGACCGCAACAATATCACGGTCAGCGATCCGGCGGGCGAGATCACCGATGTGCTGGATGCCGGCCGCCGCCAGGGTTTCGAACTGGGCGCTTCGGGTATTGTCGGGCCGGTATCGATGATGGTCGGCTATACTTTCGTGGACAGCGAATTGCGCGATGGGTCCGAAAATGCAGGCAATCCCCTGCCCCAGACGCCGAAGCACAATTTCGCCGCGACCATTGGCTGGCAGGTCACGCCGAAGCTGAGCATTGGCGGCGGCGCATATGGCTCTTCCAAACGATATGCCGATGCCGGCAATCTCGTTTCGGCCGATGGCTATATCCGTGTGGATGCCAATGCGCAGTATGACATCAACGACAATTTCGCCCTGCGGGTGAACGTCAACAATGTCTTCGACGAACGCTACATCGTGAAACTTCGGAACCCGCATTTCGCGGTGCCCGGCGCAGGCCGCCAGGCTCTCGTAACGCTTACCGCGCGTTATTGA
- a CDS encoding energy transducer TonB has translation MRVMHLEAFASAGSGDGAPPVNRNAGHVAGAPGAIEAQTPPTISGGRYGEAHRPRLTVMAGIVLFHLVVIAVLATARYSAQARDREERLTTFSVTTPPPPPPAPAETPPEPATQQAAPILAPAPPIALPRPVPVAAAPVDLSISSPAPAAVSVQPPAPAAPPRAAAPAPVVPPDFSAAQLGNPGPSYPYLSRKAREEGVVMLKVLVSADGHAKQLQIEETSGFERLDKAAVKTVRKWRFLPASRAGSPCEAWVIVPVTFSLS, from the coding sequence ATGAGAGTCATGCATCTTGAAGCCTTCGCGAGCGCTGGATCGGGCGACGGGGCGCCGCCAGTCAACCGCAATGCGGGACATGTGGCGGGCGCCCCGGGCGCCATCGAGGCGCAAACCCCGCCCACGATATCCGGCGGCCGCTATGGCGAAGCGCACCGCCCCCGTCTGACGGTGATGGCTGGAATCGTCCTGTTTCACCTGGTGGTGATCGCCGTTCTGGCCACGGCCCGTTACAGCGCACAGGCCCGCGATCGGGAAGAACGACTGACGACTTTCTCCGTCACGACGCCGCCCCCTCCGCCCCCTGCCCCGGCGGAAACGCCGCCAGAACCGGCGACGCAGCAGGCCGCGCCCATCCTTGCGCCAGCGCCGCCCATTGCCCTGCCCCGCCCGGTTCCCGTGGCGGCGGCGCCGGTTGACCTTTCAATTTCCAGCCCGGCCCCGGCGGCCGTTTCCGTCCAGCCGCCTGCGCCCGCTGCCCCGCCACGCGCGGCCGCGCCTGCGCCAGTCGTTCCGCCTGATTTCAGCGCAGCGCAGCTTGGCAATCCCGGCCCATCCTACCCCTATCTTTCGCGCAAGGCGCGGGAAGAAGGCGTGGTGATGCTGAAGGTGCTGGTCAGCGCGGATGGCCATGCCAAGCAATTGCAGATCGAGGAAACGAGCGGTTTTGAGCGGTTGGACAAGGCTGCTGTGAAGACAGTGCGCAAATGGCGCTTCCTCCCGGCAAGCCGGGCCGGTTCCCCGTGCGAGGCATGGGTGATCGTCCCGGTAACCTTCTCGCTCAGCTGA
- a CDS encoding lipopolysaccharide biosynthesis protein, with translation MIRRALQNTGWLMGARGINAVLSLGYLALATRSLGLEGFGNFILMITFAQAMTGLVSFQTWQAVVRWGQREERAQDAVGFAIALDILSIAVGAVAAALLLFPHEQWLPLPYDLRDEAYAYVIVSLLALRSTPTGILRLRDRYAKAATADSVTSIVRIIGASIAAIFSPTIPSFLLAWAAAELATAGTYWAFALATQKVRLGHISLFRLPRNEKGAWGFVWGTSLSGVLLISSRQVLILLVGAIGGAALAGIYRVAAQLGEGLLKLAQALLRATYPELVRDPEAARHIASRIGRIALFTGVAAVALSAMAGHWVIKAVAGGEYIAAYGPMILLSAAAAVELAGATLEALLVSRGHALRNFLLRAVPTGLALVTLPWTVERFGVAGAAGAVLVASVLTVSGLVFANREKRIKPIS, from the coding sequence ATGATCCGCCGCGCATTGCAGAACACCGGCTGGCTGATGGGCGCGCGCGGTATAAACGCGGTGCTCAGTCTCGGCTATCTCGCTCTGGCGACCCGTTCGCTGGGGCTGGAAGGCTTCGGCAATTTCATCCTGATGATTACTTTCGCCCAGGCGATGACCGGCCTTGTCTCCTTCCAGACATGGCAGGCCGTGGTGCGCTGGGGCCAGCGGGAAGAACGGGCGCAGGATGCGGTGGGTTTCGCCATTGCGCTGGATATTCTTTCCATCGCGGTGGGGGCGGTTGCGGCGGCATTGCTGCTGTTTCCCCATGAACAATGGCTGCCCCTGCCATATGATCTGCGTGACGAGGCATATGCCTATGTGATCGTTTCGCTGCTTGCCCTGCGATCCACGCCCACCGGCATTCTCCGCCTGCGGGACCGTTATGCCAAGGCGGCGACAGCCGATTCCGTGACATCCATCGTGCGCATTATCGGCGCGAGCATTGCGGCGATCTTTTCGCCCACCATACCCAGCTTCCTGCTGGCCTGGGCCGCGGCGGAACTGGCAACGGCGGGCACATACTGGGCCTTCGCACTGGCGACGCAAAAGGTACGGCTGGGCCATATCAGCCTGTTCCGCCTGCCGCGGAATGAGAAGGGGGCATGGGGCTTCGTCTGGGGAACGAGCCTTTCGGGCGTCTTGCTGATTTCGTCCCGGCAAGTGTTGATCCTGCTGGTGGGCGCGATTGGCGGGGCGGCGCTGGCCGGGATCTATCGCGTTGCCGCGCAATTGGGCGAAGGGCTGCTCAAGCTGGCTCAGGCCTTGCTGCGGGCGACCTATCCCGAACTTGTGCGTGATCCGGAGGCTGCGCGCCACATCGCATCGCGTATTGGCCGGATCGCGTTGTTCACCGGCGTGGCGGCCGTCGCCTTGTCCGCCATGGCGGGGCATTGGGTGATCAAGGCCGTTGCAGGCGGAGAATATATCGCCGCCTATGGGCCGATGATCCTGCTGTCGGCAGCCGCAGCCGTGGAACTGGCCGGTGCCACATTGGAAGCCCTGCTGGTTTCGCGCGGCCATGCGCTGCGCAATTTCCTGCTTCGGGCAGTGCCGACCGGGCTGGCGCTGGTCACCCTGCCATGGACGGTGGAGCGTTTCGGGGTGGCCGGGGCAGCGGGCGCCGTGCTTGTGGCGAGCGTTCTGACGGTGAGCGGACTGGTATTCGCCAATCGCGAGAAGCGGATAAAACCGATCAGCTGA
- a CDS encoding VOC family protein, whose translation MTAPAVRLGFMKLNVPEMAPALAFWQEAFGFIVTRTFDEDSFVEHILAVPGQEEGPNLLLVQSRNGGPFSIGNSHGPVGLFCDDIEASHQKALECGAARVTGIFDAGGVLVALLKSPEGHEIELVQLPQA comes from the coding sequence ATGACCGCACCCGCTGTCCGTCTCGGTTTCATGAAGTTGAACGTGCCGGAAATGGCCCCTGCCCTTGCGTTCTGGCAGGAAGCGTTCGGCTTCATCGTGACACGGACTTTCGACGAGGACAGCTTCGTGGAACATATACTTGCCGTGCCAGGTCAGGAAGAAGGCCCCAATTTGCTGCTGGTGCAAAGCAGGAATGGCGGCCCGTTCTCAATCGGCAACAGCCACGGCCCGGTCGGCCTGTTCTGCGACGATATCGAGGCCAGCCACCAAAAAGCCCTGGAATGCGGGGCAGCAAGGGTGACAGGCATATTCGATGCGGGCGGCGTCCTGGTGGCGCTTCTGAAAAGCCCCGAAGGGCATGAGATAGAGCTGGTCCAGCTCCCTCAAGCCTGA